One genomic window of Elaeis guineensis isolate ETL-2024a chromosome 2, EG11, whole genome shotgun sequence includes the following:
- the LOC105055355 gene encoding subtilisin-like protease SBT4.3 codes for MGPHCLFLAIASIYLLSSSTHAIDQERQVYIIYMGDQHLEDYSAESLHLNLLNQVLESSSAHECLVYSYKRSFNGFAAKLTAEEQKKLAGMGGIVSVFPSRTLKLHTTRSWDFLGFSETPKRNLALERDIIVGMIDSGIWPESESFSDEGFGPPPKRWKGACVNFTCNNKIIGARYYVAPNSTTEDELSPRDFLGHGSHTASTVAGRAVRNASLYGLAPGTARGAVPSARLAAYRVCVGDGDCSSHDVLAAFDDAIADGVDIISISMGFGYAYDYFEDPIAIGSFHAMKKGILTSASAGNFGRQGSVENVAPWTMVVAASSIDRHIIDKLVLGNNETIVGASINTFPTEKRFFPFTYNGNIDDCDADVLNKSLVSGKIILCDSAVDGTGPLLAGAKGAVMLDESDDAFAYPLPALVVSPTERQKLIDYSNNARNPVANIHKSEAVFDPKAPVVASFSSRGPSHLTPDILKPDISAPGVNILAAWSPKAKLSDSKYDTRSVKYNIISGTSMACPHVTGAAAYVKSFHPKWSPAALMSALITTASPMNPSDDSDAELAYGAGQVNPRKARSPGLVYDATARDYAEMLCNQGYNTSMIRLITGDKITCPKVANGSPRDLNYPSMAAYVQTDKSFQVHFPRIVTNVGRSNSTYTARINSGSKFNVTVNPRVLSFAKLYEKQKFVVTVSGEPLSSDSIVSASIVWSDGKHHVRSPICVHTVYI; via the exons ATGGGGCCTCATTGTCTTTTCCTTGCTATCGCCTCCATCTATCTCCTTTCTTCTTCCACTCATGCTATTGATCAAGAGAGACAG gtttatattatttatatgggGGATCAACATTTGGAGGATTATTCAGCTGAGTCTCTACATCTCAATTTACTCAATCAAGTACTCGAAAGCAG TTCAGCCCACGAGTGTTTAGTCTACAGCTACAAAAGGAGCTTTAATGGATTTGCTGCCAAGCTTACTGCTGAAGAGCAAAAGAAGCTAGCTG GGATGGGAGGAATAGTGTCAGTTTTCCCCAGTAGAACCCTAAAGCTTCACACCACAAGATCATGGGACTTCTTAGGATTCTCCGAAACTCCGAAGAGAAATCTAGCATTGGAGAGGGATATTATTGTGGGGATGATTGACTCGGGAATCTGGCCTGAATCCGAATCTTTTAGCGATGAGGGGTTTGGACCACCCCCAAAAAGATGGAAAGGAGCCTGCGTAAATTTCACATGCAACAA caaaattattgGAGCCCGATACTACGTTGCCCCAAATTCTACCACGGAAGATGAACTCTCACCACGTGATTTCTTAGGCCATGGCAGCCACACTGCATCCACGGTGGCGGGGCGTGCAGTGAGGAATGCAAGCCTATATGGCCTTGCACCTGGGACTGCTAGAGGTGCCGTGCCATCAGCTAGACTTGCTGCGTACAGAGTTTGTGTGGGAGATGGTGATTGTAGTTCTCATGACGTCTTGGCCGCATTTGATGATGCAATAGCTGATGGTGTTGACATTATATCCATTTCTATGGGCTTTGGTTATGCATATGACTATTTCGAGGACCCCATAGCCATTGGGTCCTTCCATGCGATGAAGAAGGGGATTCTTACATCGGCCTCAGCGGGCAATTTTGGTCGACAAGGATCCGTAGAGAATGTTGCTCCATGGACGATGGTAGTTGCAGCTAGCAGCATCGATCGGCATATCATAGACAAATTGGTCTTAGGTAACAATGAGACTATTGTG GGAGCCTCCATCAATACTTTTCCCACTGAGAAAAGGTTTTTCCCATTCACTTATAATGGTAACATCGA TGATTGTGATGCAGATGTGCTAAATAAGAGTCTAGTGAGCGGCAAGATTATTCTGTGCGACTCAGCAGTTGATGGAACGGGACCTTTGCTTGCTGGCGCGAAGGGTGCGGTGATGCTGGATGAGTCAGATGATGCATTTGCGTACCCTCTTCCAGCACTTGTTGTTAGTCCTACCGAGCGCCAGAAGCTTATAGATTATAGCAACAATGCCAG GAATCCTGTGGCGAACATTCATAAAAGCGAAGCGGTATTTGATCCTAAAGCCCCTGTTGTTGCTTCTTTCTCTTCTAGAGGGCCAAGTCATCTCACACCTGACATTCTGAAG CCCGATATAAGTGCTCCTGGAGTCAATATATTGGCAGCATGGTCGCCTAAAGCTAAGCTGTCAGATTCTAAATACGATACACGTTCGGTCAAGTACAATATTATATCGGGAACATCCATGGCATGCCCTCACGTGACAGGCGCTGCCGCTTATGTTAAATCGTTTCATCCAAAATGGTCTCCAGCAGCCCTCATGTCTGCCTTGATTACAACTG CTTCACCAATGAATCCTTCGGACGATTCGGATGCTGAACTAGCTTATGGAGCTGGCCAGGTCAACCCAAGAAAGGCACGCAGTCCAGGTCTTGTATATGACGCCACTGCAAGAGATTACGCAGAAATGCTATGCAATCAAGGCTATAATACGTCAATGATTAGGCTCATAACTGGAGATAAGATCACTTGTCCCAAGGTTGCAAATGGATCTCCAAGGGATCTAAATTACCCTTCGATGGCTGCCTATGTTCAAACAGATAAAAGCTTTCAAGTGCATTTTCCAAGGATAGTTACCAATGTTGGCCGTTCAAACTCCACATACACCGCAAGGATCAACTCAGGATCCAAATTTAATGTTACAGTTAATCCCAGAGTACTATCCTTTGCTAAATTATATGAGAAGCAAAAATTTGTGGTGACTGTTTCTGGGGAGCCACTCTCGTCTGATTCGATTGTCTCAGCTTCTATTGTGTGGTCTGACGGCAAGCATCATGTCAGAAGCCCAATATGTGTGCACACAGTATATATTTAA
- the LOC140855301 gene encoding LOW QUALITY PROTEIN: subtilisin-like protease SBT4.3 (The sequence of the model RefSeq protein was modified relative to this genomic sequence to represent the inferred CDS: deleted 1 base in 1 codon; substituted 1 base at 1 genomic stop codon) — MAPTLHPRWSPAAIISALTTTASPINPSYPFDAELSDDGAGQVNPTKARTPGLHVYDATVRDFADMLCHQGYNMSMIRLITGDEITCPKDANGSAKDLNNPSMAAKVXKNKRFRMQFPRMVTNVGRANSTYKARIRSRSRLNVALNPGVLSFTKLYEKQKYIVTVSRRQLSSGSVASVSIVWSDGKHCVRNPICVYTDKFF; from the exons ATGGCACCCACACTGCATCCACGGTGGTCTCCAGCAGCCATCATATCTGCTCTCACGACAACTG CTTCACCGATAAATCCATCGTACCCTTTCGATGCTGAGCTATCTGATGATGGAGCTGGTCAAGTCAACCCAACAAAGGCGCGGACTCCAGGTCTT CATGTGTATGATGCCACCGTAAGAGATTTTGCAGATATGCTATGCCATCAAGGCTACAATATGTCGATGATTAGGCTCATAACTGGAGATGAGATCACTTGTCCCAAAGACGCAAATGGATCTGCAAAGGATCTAAACAATCCTTCAATGGCTGCCAAAGTTTAAAAAAATAAGCGCTTTCGCATGCAGTTTCCAAGGATGGTTACCAATGTTGGCCGTGCAAACTCCACATACAAAGCAAGAATCAGGTCAAGATCCAGGCTCAATGTTGCATTGAATCCTGGAGTACTATCCTTTACTAAATTATATGAGAAGCAAAAATATATTGTCACAGTTTCTAGGAGGCAACTCTCATCTGGTTCGGTTGCCTCAGTTTCGATCGTATGGTCAGATGGCAAACATTGCGTCAGGAACCCAATATGTGTGTACACAGACAAATTTTTttaa